A genomic stretch from Onychostoma macrolepis isolate SWU-2019 chromosome 02, ASM1243209v1, whole genome shotgun sequence includes:
- the fam110b gene encoding protein FAM110B, with amino-acid sequence MPTETLQADSKPSGQGGAFASAVPLRILNKGPDYFRRQTEPNPKRLSAVERLEADKAKYVKSQEVINAKQEPIKPQVLAKPPVCPVPVKRSGGVGSGLKASNNNAKSDTCATTTKRENLNLEILKNILNSSSSSEGPAKGMSHKVGARSWAPHRSSELSEPGSRSFADSLKVPPSTQGRHSPQGGNLNLSRRLLEERSCEADGERSSLHASHSSSDIRRMCNGKPLRAARSSSSSAPPLPPKPSAKALAACDNAPCSSERETLSSTATELELGSSVARRPSLHRSKSDLSDRYARAGADVERFFNYCGLDPEELESVGVESFARANSDIVSLNFRSASMISSDCEQSRHSNDDLTDEEDDAGERVPYGISAVERNARVIKWLYSIKQARESQKVSHV; translated from the coding sequence ATGCCCACCGAGACGCTACAGGCAGATAGCAAGCCCTCCGGTCAGGGTGGGGCCTTTGCCTCCGCTGTCCCACTCCGCATCCTCAACAAGGGGCCCGACTATTTCCGCCGGCAGACCGAGCCTAACCCAAAGCGGTTGAGCGCCGTGGAGCGGCTCGAGGCTGACAAGGCCAAGTACGTGAAGAGCCAGGAGGTCATCAACGCTAAGCAGGAACCCATCAAGCCACAGGTACTTGCCAAGCCCCCCGTCTGCCCGGTTCCCGTCAAGAGAAGTGGCGGTGTGGGATCTGGCTTGAAAGCCTCCAACAACAACGCCAAGTCGGACACTTGCGCAACCACCACCAAACGGGAGAATCTCAACTTGGAGATCCTGAAGAACATCTTGAACAGCTCCTCCTCGTCCGAGGGGCCCGCCAAGGGGATGTCGCACAAAGTTGGGGCACGTAGCTGGGCTCCGCATCGCTCGTCCGAGCTGTCGGAACCTGGATCTCGCTCCTTTGCCGATTCGCTCAAGGTACCACCTTCCACGCAAGGTCGACACAGTCCACAGGGAGGCAACTTAAACCTGAGTCGCAGGCTGCTGGAGGAGAGGTCGTGCGAGGCCGATGGCGAGCGCTCGTCGCTGCACGCCTCCCACAGCTCCTCAGACATTCGCCGCATGTGCAATGGCAAGCCACTGAGAGCGGCCCGCAGCAGCAGCTCTTCCGCACCACCACTGCCGCCCAAGCCTAGCGCCAAGGCCTTGGCTGCATGTGACAATGCTCCCTGCTCCTCTGAAAGAGAGACACTATCTAGCACAGCTACGGAGCTGGAGTTGGGCAGTTCTGTGGCCCGCAGGCCCTCTCTGCACCGCTCCAAGTCAGACCTGAGCGACCGCTACGCTCGGGCTGGTGCAGATGTGGAGCGCTTCTTCAACTATTGTGGGCTGGATCCCGAGGAGCTGGAGAGCGTAGGTGTGGAAAGCTTCGCCCGAGCGAACTCTGACATCGTGTCGCTCAACTTCCGTAGTGCCAGCATGATCAGCTCGGACTGTGAGCAGTCGCGGCATAGCAACGACGACCTGACCGACGAAGAAGACGACGCTGGGGAGCGCGTTCCCTACGGTATTTCCGCCGTTGAACGGAATGCCCGGGTCATTAAGTGGCTCTACAGCATCAAGCAGGCGCGGGAGTCTCAGAAAGTCTCTCATGTCTAA